A window of the Kosakonia sp. BYX6 genome harbors these coding sequences:
- the glpT gene encoding glycerol-3-phosphate transporter translates to MLSIFKPAPHQSRLPDAQVDPLYRRLRWQIFLGIFFGYAAYYLVRKNFALAMPYLVEQGFSRGDLGFALSGISIAYGFSKFIMGSVSDRSNPRVFLPAGLILAAAVMLFMGFVPWATSSIMIMFVLLFLCGWFQGMGWPPCGRTMVHWWSQKERGGIVSVWNCAHNVGGGIPPLLFLLGMAWFNDWHAALYMPAFGAILVAIIAFALMRDTPQSCGLPPIEEYKNDYPDDYSDKHEEELSAKQIFMQYILPNKLLWYIAVANVFVYLLRYGILDWSPTYLKEVKHFALDKSSWAYFLYEYAGIPGTLLCGWMSDKVFRGNRGATGVFFMTLVTIATVVYWLNPPGNPSVDMACMIIIGFLIYGPVMLIGLHALELAPKKAAGTAAGFTGLFGYLGGSVAASAIVGYTVDFFGWDGGFMVMIGGSILAVLLLIVVMIGEKRHHADVLARRQ, encoded by the coding sequence ATGCTGAGCATTTTCAAACCTGCCCCTCACCAATCGCGTTTGCCGGACGCACAGGTTGACCCGTTATATCGCCGTTTACGCTGGCAAATCTTTCTTGGCATCTTCTTCGGTTACGCCGCGTATTACCTGGTGCGCAAAAACTTCGCGTTGGCGATGCCGTATTTGGTTGAGCAGGGTTTTTCCCGTGGCGATCTGGGCTTTGCGTTGTCGGGCATTTCCATTGCGTACGGTTTTTCGAAATTCATTATGGGCTCGGTCTCGGACCGCTCGAACCCGCGCGTCTTCTTGCCTGCCGGGTTGATTCTGGCGGCAGCGGTGATGCTGTTTATGGGCTTTGTGCCGTGGGCCACCTCCAGCATCATGATTATGTTTGTGCTGTTGTTTCTCTGCGGCTGGTTCCAGGGTATGGGCTGGCCGCCGTGCGGTCGTACGATGGTGCACTGGTGGTCGCAAAAAGAGCGCGGCGGCATTGTTTCGGTATGGAACTGCGCGCATAACGTCGGCGGCGGCATTCCGCCGTTGCTGTTCCTGTTAGGGATGGCGTGGTTTAACGACTGGCATGCGGCGCTGTATATGCCCGCTTTCGGCGCGATTCTGGTGGCGATTATCGCCTTCGCCCTGATGCGCGATACCCCGCAGTCCTGCGGTTTACCGCCGATTGAAGAGTACAAAAACGACTACCCGGACGATTACAGCGACAAGCACGAAGAAGAACTGTCGGCGAAGCAGATCTTTATGCAGTACATCTTGCCGAACAAATTGCTGTGGTATATCGCGGTGGCGAACGTATTTGTCTACCTGCTGCGTTACGGCATTCTCGACTGGTCACCGACCTACCTGAAAGAGGTGAAGCACTTCGCGCTGGATAAATCCTCGTGGGCGTACTTCCTGTATGAATACGCGGGCATTCCCGGCACGCTGCTGTGTGGCTGGATGTCGGACAAAGTGTTCCGCGGCAACCGTGGCGCGACCGGCGTGTTCTTTATGACGCTGGTGACCATCGCGACGGTCGTTTACTGGCTGAACCCGCCGGGCAACCCGAGCGTGGACATGGCCTGCATGATCATCATTGGCTTCTTGATTTACGGCCCGGTGATGCTGATTGGTTTGCATGCGCTGGAGCTGGCACCGAAAAAGGCCGCCGGTACCGCAGCGGGCTTTACCGGCTTGTTTGGTTATCTCGGCGGTTCCGTCGCTGCCAGCGCCATTGTCGGTTATACCGTGGATTTCTTCGGTTGGGACGGCGGCTTTATGGTGATGATTGGCGGTAGCATTCTGGCGGTATTGTTGCTGATTGTTGTGATGATCGGCGAAAAACGCCACCACGCCGACGTGCTTGCGCGCCGTCAATAA
- the glpQ gene encoding glycerophosphodiester phosphodiesterase: MKTTFTRITSGLLLAGLMASQALAADKLVIAHRGASGYLPEHTLPAKAMAYAQGADYLEQDLVMTKDDRLVVLHDHYLDRVTDVAERFPERARKDGRFYAIDFTLDEIRSLKFTEGFELENGKKEQVFPGRFPMGKSDFRIHTFEEEIEFVQGLNHSTGKNIGIYPEIKAPWFHHQEGKDIATATLDVLKKYGYTRKQDKVYLQCFDADELKRIKNELEPKMGMDLNLVQLIAYTKWQETQQKQPDGKWVNYNYDWMLKPGAMKEIAKYADGIGPDYHMLVADGSTPNSVKLTAMAKEAHASHLQVHPFTVRADQLPEYASDVNQLYDVLYNQAGVDGLFTDFPDKAVQFLKDKPL; encoded by the coding sequence ATGAAAACCACTTTTACGCGTATTACCTCAGGTCTGCTGCTGGCAGGCCTGATGGCAAGCCAGGCGCTGGCTGCCGATAAACTGGTTATCGCCCATCGTGGCGCCAGCGGTTATTTGCCGGAGCACACGCTGCCCGCCAAAGCGATGGCCTACGCGCAGGGCGCGGATTATCTGGAGCAGGATTTGGTGATGACCAAAGACGACCGCTTGGTTGTCTTGCACGATCATTATCTGGATCGCGTGACGGATGTCGCCGAGCGTTTCCCGGAACGAGCCCGTAAAGATGGACGTTTTTACGCCATCGATTTCACGCTGGATGAGATCCGCTCGCTGAAATTCACCGAAGGCTTTGAGCTGGAAAACGGCAAAAAAGAGCAGGTGTTTCCGGGGCGTTTCCCGATGGGCAAATCCGATTTCCGGATTCATACCTTTGAAGAGGAAATTGAGTTTGTGCAGGGGCTGAACCACTCCACCGGCAAAAACATTGGTATCTACCCGGAAATTAAAGCGCCGTGGTTCCATCATCAGGAAGGCAAAGACATTGCGACGGCGACGCTGGACGTGCTGAAAAAGTACGGTTACACCCGCAAGCAGGACAAAGTTTATTTGCAGTGTTTTGACGCCGATGAACTGAAGCGTATTAAGAACGAACTGGAACCGAAGATGGGGATGGATCTCAATCTGGTACAGTTGATTGCCTACACCAAATGGCAAGAAACCCAGCAGAAACAGCCGGATGGGAAATGGGTTAATTACAACTATGATTGGATGCTGAAACCGGGCGCGATGAAAGAGATTGCCAAATACGCTGACGGAATTGGTCCGGATTACCATATGTTGGTGGCGGATGGTTCAACGCCAAATAGCGTGAAACTGACCGCGATGGCGAAAGAGGCGCATGCCAGCCATTTGCAGGTGCACCCGTTTACCGTGCGCGCCGATCAGTTGCCGGAGTACGCCAGCGATGTGAATCAGCTTTACGATGTGTTGTACAACCAGGCCGGGGTAGATGGGTTATTTACCGATTTCCCGGACAAAGCGGTGCAGTTTTTAAAAGATAAGCCGTTGTAG
- the yfaE gene encoding class I ribonucleotide reductase maintenance protein YfaE: MSRITLRLSGTQVQCRDEHPSLLVALESQQVEVEYQCRSGYCGSCRCRLVAGQVDWITEPLAFINEGEILPCCCRAKGDIEIEM, encoded by the coding sequence ATGAGCCGCATAACGCTTCGCCTTTCCGGCACGCAAGTGCAGTGCCGGGATGAGCACCCTTCTCTGCTGGTGGCGCTTGAGTCGCAACAAGTGGAAGTTGAATACCAGTGCCGCTCGGGCTACTGCGGCTCCTGCCGCTGTCGCCTGGTGGCAGGCCAGGTTGACTGGATTACCGAGCCGCTGGCCTTTATCAACGAAGGGGAAATTTTGCCCTGCTGCTGCCGGGCAAAAGGCGATATCGAAATCGAGATGTAA
- the nrdB gene encoding class Ia ribonucleoside-diphosphate reductase subunit beta — MAYTTFSQKKNNQLLEPMFFGQPVNVARFDQQKYDIFEKLIEKQLSFFWRPEEVDVSRDRIDFQALPEHEKHIFISNLKYQTLLDSIQGRSPNVALLPLISIPELETWVETWAFSETIHSRSYTHIIRNIVNDPAVVFDDIVTNDQILKRAEGISHFYDDLIEMTSYWHLLGEGTHTVNGKTVTVNLRELKKKLYLCLMSVNALEAIRFYVSFACSFAFAERELMEGNAKIIRLIARDEALHLTGTQHMLNLLRSGVDDPEMAEIAEACKQECYDLFVQAAVQEKEWAEYLFQGGSMIGLNKDILCQYVEYITNIRMQAVGLDLPFQTRSNPIPWINTWLVSDNVQVAPQEVEVSSYLVGQIDSEVNTDDLSNFQL; from the coding sequence ATGGCTTACACCACCTTTTCACAGAAGAAAAACAACCAGCTACTGGAACCGATGTTCTTTGGTCAGCCGGTGAACGTGGCGCGCTTTGATCAGCAAAAATATGACATCTTCGAAAAACTGATTGAAAAACAACTCTCCTTTTTCTGGCGTCCGGAAGAAGTTGATGTTTCCCGCGACCGCATCGATTTCCAGGCGCTGCCGGAACACGAAAAGCACATTTTTATCAGCAACCTGAAATACCAGACGCTGCTGGATTCCATTCAGGGTCGTAGCCCGAACGTCGCGCTGCTGCCGCTGATCTCCATTCCGGAACTGGAAACCTGGGTCGAAACCTGGGCGTTTTCAGAAACTATCCACTCGCGCTCATACACCCACATTATCCGCAATATCGTTAACGATCCGGCGGTGGTGTTTGACGACATCGTGACCAACGATCAGATCCTCAAGCGCGCGGAAGGCATTTCGCACTTCTACGATGATTTGATCGAGATGACGAGCTACTGGCATCTGCTCGGCGAAGGCACACACACGGTGAACGGCAAAACCGTGACCGTGAACCTGCGCGAGTTGAAAAAGAAACTCTACCTGTGCCTGATGAGCGTGAACGCGCTGGAAGCGATTCGCTTCTATGTCAGCTTCGCGTGCTCTTTCGCTTTCGCCGAGCGCGAACTGATGGAAGGCAACGCCAAAATTATCCGTCTGATTGCCCGCGATGAAGCGCTGCACCTGACCGGGACGCAACATATGCTGAACCTGCTGCGTTCTGGCGTCGATGATCCGGAAATGGCGGAGATTGCCGAAGCGTGCAAGCAGGAGTGCTACGACCTGTTCGTTCAGGCGGCGGTGCAGGAAAAAGAGTGGGCGGAATACCTGTTCCAGGGCGGTTCTATGATTGGCCTGAACAAAGATATTCTCTGCCAGTACGTGGAGTACATCACCAATATCCGTATGCAGGCGGTCGGCCTCGATTTGCCGTTCCAGACCCGCTCCAACCCGATTCCGTGGATCAACACCTGGCTGGTGTCCGATAACGTGCAGGTTGCGCCGCAGGAAGTGGAAGTCAGCTCCTATCTGGTCGGCCAGATCGACTCGGAAGTCAATACCGACGATCTGAGTAACTTCCAGCTCTGA
- the nrdA gene encoding class 1a ribonucleoside-diphosphate reductase subunit alpha → MNQSLLVTKRDGGTERINLDKIHRVLDWAAEGLSNVSISQVELRSHIQFYDGIKTSDIHETIIKAAADLISRDAPDYQYLAARLAIFHLRKKAYGQFEPPALFDHVKKMIELGKYDHHLLEDYTEEEFQQMDGFIDHWRDMNFSYAAVKQLEGKYLVQNRVTGEIYESAQFLYMLVAACLFSNYPRETRLDYVKRFYDAVSTFKISLPTPIMSGVRTPTRQFSSCVLIECGDSLDSINATSSAIVKYVSQRAGIGINAGRIRALGSPIRGGEAFHTGCIPFYKHFQTAVKSCSQGGVRGGAATLFYPMWHLEVESLLVLKNNRGVEGNRVRHMDYGVQINKLMYTRLLKGEEITLFSPSDVPGLYDAFFADQDEFERLYTQYEKDDSIRKQRIKAVELFSLMMQERASTGRIYIQNVDHCNTHSPFDPAIAPVRQSNLCLEIALPTKPLDDVNDENGEIALCTLSAFNLGAIKNLDELEELATLAVRALDALLDYQDYPILAAKRGAMGRRTLGIGVINFAYWLAKNGKRYSDGSANNLTHQTFEAIQYWLLKASNELAKEQGACPWFNETTYSQGILPIDTYKKDLDGITNEPLHYDWEALRESIKTHGLRNSTLSALMPSETSSQISNATNGIEPPRGHVSIKASKDGILRQVVPDYEQLKNAYELLWEMPNNDGYLQLVGIMQKFIDQSISANTNYDPSRFPSGKVPMQQLLKDLLTAYKFGVKTLYYQNTRDGAEDAQDDLVPSIQDDGCESGACKI, encoded by the coding sequence ATGAATCAGAGTCTGCTGGTGACAAAGCGTGATGGTGGCACTGAGCGCATCAATCTCGACAAAATTCATCGAGTACTGGATTGGGCGGCAGAAGGCCTGAGCAACGTTTCCATCTCCCAGGTTGAACTGCGTTCCCATATTCAGTTCTACGACGGTATCAAAACCTCCGATATCCACGAGACCATTATCAAAGCCGCTGCGGACTTGATCTCCCGCGACGCGCCGGACTACCAGTACCTGGCCGCGCGCCTGGCCATTTTCCACCTGCGTAAAAAAGCCTACGGTCAGTTCGAACCGCCTGCGCTGTTTGATCATGTGAAGAAAATGATTGAACTGGGCAAATACGATCATCATCTGCTGGAAGACTACACGGAAGAAGAGTTCCAGCAGATGGACGGTTTTATCGACCACTGGCGCGATATGAACTTCTCCTACGCGGCGGTTAAGCAGTTGGAAGGCAAATATCTGGTACAGAACCGCGTCACCGGTGAGATCTACGAGAGCGCGCAGTTCCTGTATATGCTGGTTGCCGCGTGCCTGTTCTCCAACTACCCGCGTGAAACCCGTCTGGATTACGTGAAGCGCTTTTATGACGCGGTATCGACGTTCAAGATTTCCCTGCCGACGCCCATCATGTCCGGCGTGCGCACCCCGACTCGCCAGTTCAGTTCCTGTGTGCTGATCGAGTGCGGCGACAGCCTGGACTCCATCAACGCCACCTCCAGCGCGATCGTGAAATACGTTTCCCAGCGCGCCGGGATCGGTATCAACGCCGGTCGCATCCGTGCGCTGGGTAGCCCGATCCGCGGCGGTGAAGCGTTCCACACCGGCTGTATTCCGTTCTACAAACATTTCCAAACCGCCGTGAAATCCTGTTCCCAGGGCGGCGTGCGCGGTGGCGCGGCCACGCTGTTCTACCCGATGTGGCACCTGGAAGTGGAAAGCCTGCTGGTACTGAAAAACAACCGTGGCGTGGAAGGCAACCGCGTGCGTCACATGGACTACGGCGTACAGATCAACAAGCTGATGTACACCCGCCTGCTGAAAGGGGAAGAGATCACCCTGTTCAGCCCGTCCGACGTGCCTGGCCTGTACGACGCATTCTTCGCCGATCAAGACGAGTTCGAACGCCTGTACACCCAATACGAAAAAGACGACAGCATCCGCAAACAGCGCATTAAAGCCGTTGAGCTGTTCTCGCTGATGATGCAGGAACGCGCATCGACTGGCCGTATCTACATTCAGAACGTCGACCACTGCAACACCCACAGCCCGTTCGATCCGGCGATCGCGCCGGTGCGCCAGTCCAACCTGTGCCTGGAAATCGCGCTGCCGACCAAGCCGCTGGATGATGTCAACGACGAAAACGGCGAGATTGCGCTTTGTACGCTGTCTGCGTTCAACCTGGGCGCGATTAAAAATCTCGACGAGTTGGAAGAGCTGGCAACGCTTGCGGTTCGCGCGCTCGACGCCCTGCTCGACTACCAGGATTACCCGATCCTCGCCGCAAAACGCGGTGCAATGGGTCGCCGCACGCTGGGTATTGGCGTGATCAACTTCGCTTACTGGCTGGCGAAAAACGGCAAGCGTTACTCCGATGGCAGCGCCAACAACCTGACGCACCAGACCTTCGAAGCGATTCAGTACTGGCTGCTGAAAGCCTCTAACGAGCTGGCGAAAGAGCAAGGCGCGTGCCCGTGGTTCAACGAAACCACTTACTCGCAGGGTATTTTGCCGATCGATACGTACAAGAAAGATCTTGACGGTATTACCAACGAGCCGCTGCATTACGATTGGGAAGCGCTGCGCGAATCCATCAAAACCCACGGTCTGCGTAACTCCACGCTTTCCGCGTTGATGCCGTCTGAAACCTCGTCGCAGATCTCCAATGCCACCAACGGCATTGAGCCGCCGCGCGGCCATGTAAGCATCAAAGCGTCGAAAGACGGGATCCTGCGCCAGGTTGTGCCGGATTATGAGCAACTGAAAAATGCCTACGAACTGCTGTGGGAAATGCCGAATAACGACGGCTACCTGCAACTGGTCGGCATTATGCAGAAGTTCATCGATCAGTCGATTTCAGCGAACACCAACTACGATCCGTCTCGCTTCCCGTCGGGTAAAGTGCCAATGCAGCAATTGTTGAAAGACTTGCTCACCGCCTACAAATTTGGTGTGAAGACGCTGTACTATCAAAACACCCGCGATGGCGCGGAAGATGCCCAGGATGATCTGGTGCCATCCATCCAGGACGATGGCTGCGAAAGCGGCGCTTGTAAGATTTAA
- the ubiG gene encoding bifunctional 2-polyprenyl-6-hydroxyphenol methylase/3-demethylubiquinol 3-O-methyltransferase UbiG has protein sequence MNAEKSSVAQNVDHAEIAKFEAVASRWWDKEGEFKPLHRINPLRLGYIGEHAGGLFGKKVLDVGCGGGILAESMAQEGAVVTGLDMGFEPLQVARLHALESGVQVEYVQETVEEHAAKHAQLYDVVTCMEMLEHVPDPQSVVKACAQLVKPGGHVFFSTINRNGKSWLMAVVGAEYVLRMVPKGTHDVKKFIKPAELLSWVDDTVLQERHMTGLHYNPLLNQFKLGPGVDVNYMLHTTAKK, from the coding sequence ATGAATGCCGAAAAATCGTCGGTCGCTCAGAACGTTGATCACGCTGAAATCGCCAAATTTGAAGCCGTCGCTTCACGCTGGTGGGATAAAGAAGGCGAGTTTAAACCCCTGCATCGCATTAACCCGCTGCGTTTGGGCTACATTGGCGAACACGCCGGCGGCTTATTCGGTAAGAAAGTGCTGGATGTCGGCTGCGGCGGCGGCATCCTGGCGGAAAGCATGGCGCAAGAAGGCGCGGTGGTGACCGGGCTGGATATGGGTTTTGAGCCATTGCAGGTTGCCCGTCTGCATGCGCTGGAGTCTGGCGTGCAAGTTGAATACGTGCAGGAAACCGTTGAAGAGCACGCGGCAAAGCACGCACAACTTTATGATGTCGTGACCTGCATGGAGATGCTGGAACACGTACCCGACCCGCAATCCGTTGTAAAAGCCTGCGCGCAGTTGGTTAAACCCGGCGGTCACGTCTTTTTCTCGACCATCAACCGCAATGGCAAATCCTGGCTAATGGCGGTCGTCGGTGCGGAATATGTGCTGCGCATGGTGCCGAAAGGTACGCACGATGTGAAGAAATTCATTAAACCCGCTGAACTGTTAAGTTGGGTCGATGACACCGTGTTACAGGAGCGTCACATGACCGGCTTACACTACAACCCACTGCTGAACCAATTTAAGCTTGGGCCGGGTGTTGATGTGAATTACATGTTGCATACAACAGCCAAAAAATAA
- the gyrA gene encoding DNA topoisomerase (ATP-hydrolyzing) subunit A: MSDLAREITPVNIEEELKSSYLDYAMSVIVGRALPDVRDGLKPVHRRVLYAMNVLGNDWNKAYKKSARVVGDVIGKYHPHGDSAVYDTIVRMAQPFSLRYMLVDGQGNFGSIDGDSAAAMRYTEIRLAKIAHELMADLEKETVDYVDNYDGTEKIPDVMPTKIPNLLVNGSSGIAVGMATNIPPHNLTEVINGCLAYIDNEDISVEGLMEHIPGPDFPTAAIINGRRGIEEAYRTGRGKIYIRARAEVETDAKNGRETIIVHEIPYQVNKARLIEKIAELVKDKRVEGISALRDESDKDGMRIVIEVKRDAVGEVVLNNLYSQTQLQVSFGINMVALHHGQPKIMTLKEILAAFVRHRREVVTRRTIFELRKARDRAHILEALAVALANIDPIIELIRRAPTPAEAKAGLVAQPWDLGNVASMLERAGDDAARPEWLEPEFGIRDGKYYLTEQQAQAILDLRLQKLTGLEHEKLLEEYKELLGQIAELLYILGSAERLMEVIREELELVREQFGDERRTEITANTADINIEDLINQEDVVVTLSHQGYVKYQPLTDYEAQRRGGKGKSAARIKEEDFIDRLLVANTHDTILCFSSRGRLYWMKVYQLPEASRGARGRPIVNLLPLEQDERITAILPVREYAEGVNVFMATASGTVKKTALTEFSRPRSAGIIAVNLNEGDELIGVDLTSGSDEVMLFSAAGKVVRFKESAVRAMGRTATGVRGIRLAGSDSVVSLIVPRGEGAILTVTQNGYGKRTAETEYPTKSRGTQGVISIKVTERNGSVVGAVQVDDCDQIMMITDAGTLVRTRVSEISVVGRNTQGVILIRTAEDENVVGLQRVAEPVDDEELDSIDGSVAEGDDDIAPEVDTDDDAADDDAE; encoded by the coding sequence ATGAGCGACCTTGCGAGAGAAATTACACCGGTCAACATTGAGGAAGAGCTGAAAAGCTCCTATCTGGATTATGCGATGTCGGTCATTGTTGGCCGTGCACTTCCGGATGTCCGAGATGGCCTGAAACCGGTTCACCGTCGCGTACTTTACGCCATGAACGTATTGGGCAACGACTGGAATAAAGCCTACAAAAAATCTGCCCGTGTCGTTGGTGACGTAATCGGTAAATACCATCCCCATGGTGATTCCGCGGTGTATGACACCATTGTCCGTATGGCACAGCCGTTTTCGCTGCGTTACATGCTGGTTGATGGTCAGGGGAACTTCGGTTCCATCGATGGCGACTCTGCGGCGGCGATGCGTTATACGGAAATCCGCCTGGCGAAGATTGCCCATGAGTTGATGGCCGATCTCGAAAAAGAAACCGTCGATTACGTTGATAACTACGACGGCACTGAAAAAATTCCTGATGTGATGCCCACCAAGATCCCGAACCTGCTGGTTAACGGGTCTTCCGGTATCGCGGTTGGTATGGCAACCAACATTCCGCCACACAACCTGACGGAAGTGATCAACGGCTGCCTGGCCTACATTGATAATGAAGACATCAGCGTTGAAGGGCTGATGGAGCACATTCCGGGGCCGGACTTCCCGACCGCGGCGATCATCAACGGTCGTCGTGGTATCGAAGAAGCCTACCGCACCGGTCGCGGCAAGATCTACATTCGCGCCCGCGCGGAAGTGGAAACCGACGCGAAAAACGGCCGCGAAACCATCATCGTGCATGAAATTCCGTACCAGGTGAACAAAGCGCGCCTGATCGAGAAAATCGCCGAGTTGGTGAAAGATAAACGCGTTGAAGGCATCAGCGCACTGCGCGACGAGTCTGATAAAGACGGTATGCGCATTGTGATTGAAGTGAAGCGCGATGCCGTGGGTGAAGTGGTTCTCAACAACCTTTACTCGCAGACGCAGCTGCAAGTCTCTTTCGGGATCAACATGGTGGCATTGCACCATGGTCAGCCGAAGATCATGACGCTGAAAGAAATTCTCGCCGCGTTTGTTCGCCACCGCCGTGAAGTGGTGACCCGCCGCACGATTTTCGAACTGCGTAAAGCCCGTGACCGCGCGCATATCCTTGAAGCGCTGGCGGTTGCTCTGGCAAACATCGACCCCATTATTGAACTGATTCGTCGCGCGCCGACGCCGGCAGAAGCGAAAGCGGGCCTGGTCGCACAGCCGTGGGATCTGGGCAACGTTGCTTCCATGCTGGAACGTGCTGGCGATGACGCGGCGCGTCCGGAGTGGCTGGAGCCAGAGTTTGGTATTCGCGATGGCAAATACTACCTGACCGAACAGCAGGCACAGGCGATTCTGGATCTGCGTTTGCAGAAACTGACCGGCCTTGAGCACGAAAAACTGCTCGAAGAGTACAAAGAGCTACTGGGTCAAATCGCTGAATTGCTGTACATCCTCGGTAGCGCAGAGCGCCTGATGGAAGTGATTCGCGAAGAGCTTGAGCTGGTTCGCGAGCAATTTGGCGACGAGCGTCGTACCGAAATTACCGCTAACACCGCTGATATCAATATCGAAGACCTGATCAACCAGGAAGACGTGGTTGTGACGCTGTCGCATCAGGGCTATGTGAAGTATCAGCCGCTGACCGATTACGAAGCTCAGCGTCGCGGTGGTAAAGGTAAATCGGCTGCACGTATTAAAGAAGAAGACTTTATTGACCGCCTGCTGGTGGCCAACACCCACGACACGATCCTCTGCTTCTCCAGCCGTGGACGTCTCTACTGGATGAAGGTTTACCAGTTGCCGGAAGCGAGCCGTGGCGCGCGTGGTCGTCCGATCGTCAACCTGCTGCCGCTGGAGCAGGATGAACGTATCACCGCGATCCTGCCGGTGCGTGAATACGCTGAAGGCGTGAACGTCTTTATGGCGACCGCCAGCGGTACTGTGAAGAAAACCGCGCTGACCGAGTTCAGCCGTCCGCGTTCTGCCGGCATTATTGCCGTCAACCTGAACGAAGGCGATGAGCTGATTGGCGTCGATCTGACTTCCGGTAGCGACGAAGTGATGCTGTTCTCTGCCGCCGGTAAAGTGGTGCGCTTTAAAGAGAGCGCAGTGCGTGCGATGGGCCGTACGGCAACGGGCGTGCGCGGTATCCGCCTGGCGGGTAGCGACAGCGTGGTTTCGCTGATCGTGCCGCGCGGCGAAGGTGCAATCCTGACGGTAACGCAAAACGGTTACGGTAAACGTACCGCAGAAACCGAGTACCCGACCAAATCGCGCGGTACGCAGGGTGTTATCTCCATCAAGGTCACCGAGCGTAACGGTTCTGTGGTCGGTGCAGTGCAGGTTGATGATTGCGACCAGATCATGATGATCACTGATGCCGGTACGCTGGTGCGTACTCGCGTTTCGGAAATCAGCGTGGTCGGTCGTAACACCCAGGGCGTAATTCTGATCCGTACGGCGGAAGATGAAAACGTGGTGGGTCTGCAACGTGTGGCTGAACCGGTGGATGACGAAGAGCTCGACTCCATCGACGGCAGCGTGGCGGAAGGCGATGATGATATCGCGCCGGAAGTCGACACCGATGACGATGCGGCGGATGACGACGCCGAATAA